GCGCAGCCATCGAGCAGAGCAAGCTGGCGATGAAGCTGGAGAAGTGGAGGGTGGATCTGTCCCCGGACCACGGGGATCATGACGGTCGCGGCGGCGGCAAGTCGGGGAGGTGGCTGCGCCGGAGCTCCTGCTTCCGCCGGCAGGAGAGCTGGGAAAGGTAACTGGTGATGAGTCAATCAAGGTGGCCGGGTGGCATGGCTGCATGCATGGCTGGCAGGATGTGTGCATAGTACGAGAGAGATCAATTGCTTGCCCGATTAGTACGTTTTTGCTCGCTATGAGCCAGCTTAATTTGTTATTAATATTCTTATCACATCGTGTAGCACAAATagcatgaggaagaaatttattttAGGCCCTATGACAACTCCAAGTTTACTTTTACCCACAAAGAAAATAACAACACCCCTCCCTTCTCCGAATCGATTGATGCACGCGAACATACTCAGAGCATCTCTAACAAATGCCCTATCCTATATTCAGTTTTTAGTGTTATAAAGCATTTGTTTTAGCATTTTAGGACATCAATTTTTATTGTTTTTTCAGATGCCCGATTTTAGAGCACACATTCTTCAAGAGATGCCCTATTTTAAACACATTCGATTAACATTCAAACATTTTTTCGAACTTGATTTCAAACTTATGAACTACAAACCATCATTCGAACTCGATTTCAGACCCTAAACTCGATTTCATAAACCTAAACTCGATTCTACATAACTAAACTCGATTCTACGCCAATCAAAGTCATCCGACGAATCGGATGATCCGTTCGATGTCCACTCGAAGGAGGAGCTCAACTCGATCACCGTCTTCACCGTTGATGGTCCAGCCTCgtcgagcttcttcttcttctccatctcgcGCTTCTAGAAGACCTCGCGCTTGTACTGCACGTACTTGGGATGCTCCCGAGCAAACCGAGCCATTGCCTCGTCGTCGGTCTCAATCACCCTCGTCGGCTCCTCCTTCATCAACCGGGTCTTCACTCGGTTCTTCATTGGGGGCCCGACAAAGATGGCGTCTTGCAGGGAGGTGATGTCCTGGAAGTTGAGCTCCTCCCGGGAATGCCGAGCCGCCACCCGACGATGTCGTACGCTCGAGCAGCCAAATCAACGGTGTTGAAGGTGCCGAGGTAGTAGCGTACGCTCTCGTGCTGCAGCTCCGCGCTCCACCGGCCCGACGGCCTCACCTGCACGCCCTTGTAGCCGGAGCTAGCCTTCATCTTTTCGGCGCCACCATGGCGGAGGCGACGGCTAGGGTTTGCGTGCGGGGGTAGGGAGCGGCGGTGGTTGAGGGCGGAACACGGGAGCAGGCTAGGGAGCACGAGAGCGGCGGCAGCAAACCCGATTTGGGGGCAGGGGAGCTCgggagcggcggcggcagcggacgGGATTTTGGGGCGGCTCCTAGGGTTTATGGGCGTCGACGGATGTGATTTGGCGCGGTGGCGGGTGCGGACGATGACGGGGAAGCGATTGGGGGCGGCGACGCGTCGGAGGATGGCCGAAtgtgagcggcggcggtggattTGGCTGGTCGGGCGGTGGCGATAGGTGGagagcgggaggaggaagagcggTTGGGcgtgcgcggggggggggggggggggggggatggatgGAAAGAATAGGGCACGTCTCCGCGCGGTCCTCTCTGCCCCAAATAAAGGGCACGGAGGGTCAAAATTTAGGGCTGCCCCATTTTAGGGCATTGCTTAGGGCACCTGCTGGAGCTGTGTGTTTTGCCCACCGGTGCCCTAAAAAGCGGTTTTCTGGGCACGAAGACTAAAATAGGgcatctattggagatgctcttagagaaAGACATGATTGATGTACGTTGAGTGCAACTTAACAGCTAATATAATTATTTAATCACAAAAAAGGATTTCCCCCCTTTGTATTGCAAAGCAACCAACCGAAACAACAATGATGGGTGCTCGGACGAAAGCAGCACACTCATGCTAAAAAATACAAATGAAACAAATGACGACACAAGCGGATCGACAAAAACGAAAAAGCCTCGTGTCCAATGTGCCCACCAGGGatctctctccatgcttcaagacTCCGAAGCGCCAGTACCAAttaacaccttcaagaaggaccGCGAAGATGACGACGCTGCTGTCAAGGGTTTCCACCCGGTACGCGACGAGACGCGAGGAAGGGTAGCCCCCTACACCCTCGAGAAAGGTTCGGCGGCAACCACAGACGCCATCGCGTCGGTGTTGGCCAGGACGACAGGAGTTTCCCCCAATCCCAACCTGCACCTCGGGTGCTCAAGAGCCTACCACCCAACCGTTCTCCACCCTGCGCCAACACGGTCTTGAAGCCCTCACACCGTCCCACCATGACACCGCAAGGTAAGGCCTACACAACGACGAATAGGAGTCGGAACTAGGGGCAACAACACCATCGGCATGCGGGAGGGATCAACCTCCACCATTAACCACAGTAGCTGACCGGACGCAAGAGCAGGAGCATACCAGGCCCGTGGGTCCACAGGCCTGGCCGGGACCTCAAAGCTCGTAAAGCTCCCGCCCTCGCGCTGCAACAGGCACACCATCAACGTCACCACCCCCGTCtgagctgctcctcctcctcaccacgCAGAAAATATCGAAACCGCGCTGGTGGTCGGCCGGCTAGAACCCAGATGGGGCGCAtagggcccagatctgggcccggGGCACGCCGCCGACAACCGCATACCACCGCGTCACCCCGCCACCTCGCCCGCCGCCGACCACCGCACACCACCATGTCACCCCGGCACCTCGGCCGACGCCGGCCCCCTCCGCTGGGTCGCCGGACCGCCGCCTACCCGAGTACCACCCCTTCACCGAGAAACTTTAGAAAACAGGAGCAACTATTTTTATGGTTCTGTCTTCAATTTCAGAGATAAATTTCTCAAACAACAATCCAACTGTAACAGCATGCACATCAAGAAAAAAATACATCACATACACACTGCATTCCTAGATTTAGTGTTATCAAGGAGTAAGCTTATCTGAATCATGTACACCAAGGATATAATCATAACCcacacaccacaacaacaatatttGTTTCTCTGACATTTTCCATTCAAAGGAGCAGACCAAGCTCTTGAAAGGGTTGTGGCTAAAAACATGAAATAATTTTCAACAAAGATTAAGATAATATGATCAAATTATCGTGCATGCTAATTCTGTGCATTTGTTGTTAAATAAAGGGTTTATACTTGTGACTATTCCGTATTAACCCGTTTAACACTATgcacaaaaaaagtaaatccGCTATACATAAGATTTCAGAGTATTGAGTCGTCTCGTATCAAACAAATATTCTAAAAACAATTCCTACTGGCCTAGCACTAAGAGACCAGCTTATAGGGCGTTAACATATCTTAtaaaacttgatctgaagttactCATATACATATGTAAAATGATGATCAAGTATATCAGAATAGGTATGTGTTTTTTTTCTTAAACTTTGCATCTCAGGAGCTAGTTGCTGAAAAAATAGGAGTCTAATCTTTTCGTAATAGATGTCTTTTCAAAAGCGATGATCGAATATCTGAATGACTAAATAGTAGCTTCCTCGTTATTATCGCACCTCCAGATGTGAAATTGACATACAATATTGGAATCAAAAGTGAAAAGTTACCATGTCTCCTAAACTTTTAGCACAAGCTTTCTATTTAACACGAAGATAGGTCTCATAACATTTGCATAAAATCCATATTTTGATGGACCATTTATATAAATAGATtcacccactggtggaaaaagggcctttggtcgcggttcgcaactgccattagtcgcggttgcgcaaccgcgaccaaataggcgcgactaaaggcccccctctttagtcgcggttgcttaagaaccgcaactaaaggcccgtccacgtgggcgccaggcggccgtcggggcggaggacctttagtcgcggttcttctggccaaccgcgactaaaggccgccgCAGGTTTaggtagccccccccccctaaacctgttttctgtttaatttgtattgttttatttcttttgtgctttattttaattttgaaggagtttcacatattctacggtTACAAATTTTATCACAATGGGGCAAATAATATACCATTGAAAGCTacaaaaaatgcaaaacctttacaagtagtttttacaaacttttttCCGTAGTTTTTACAAATTCTAAGAACTGAGAGAGGCGCGCGCGTGCGCGCGCGGCAGTGCCGGCCGGCCGGCGGCGTTGAGGGCGGGCGAGCGAGGCGGCGCGCGTGCGGTGGGCGAGGGAGGCCGGTGATACCGGCCGGCGGCGCCGTACGTGGGCGAGagggggcggcgtcgagggcgagggcgacggcgggcgacggcgggcggcgtcgggcggcgtcgagggcgagggcgacggcgggcggcgtcgagggcgagggcgacggcgggcggcgtcgagggcgagggcgacggcggcaggccttcggcgcggcagagatcggagaagacgagaaatGGAGGCGACGGTTCGGGcccttgtatttatagcccccccctttagtcgcggttggggaggcgacccgcgactaaagggtaacctttagtcgcggttggccagaccaaccgcgactaaagggttttttggcgggtttttgcgttcccgcgcgcaacgacctttagtcgcggttggggaggcgacccgcgactaaagggtaacctttagtcgcggttggccagaccaaccgcgactaaagggttttttggcgggtttttgcgttcccgcgcgcaacgacctttagtcgcggttggccaggcacgactaaagcccctcacgtgcaccagctggccaccgagcgccctgggcccaggcctttggtcgcggttcgtattccgaaccgcgactaaagaattcattagtcgcggttcctacagtttcgcgacttatggggctggacggaagcctctttttctaccagtgaCCTATACCTGGTCGTCCAATCAACTGTTTTTTTCACTCCTGCATGCAAAAATATGCTTAGTAAATAATAAGCGAGCTGGTTGTATCAGTTGGTTGCAGTCCAACGAGCTAGTTCTATCGGTTGGTTGTTATTTTATAATAAAAAGCGGGAAAACTCTATTTCGTCTATTTGGGTATGAGTAAGACACTCGATTATATCGTATTTGTGAACTAGAATCATCTTACTCCCAACTCATACACCTACAACAACACATTTCTTTTCCTTTGCACAGTCTCTTGATCTGCCCTGCCTTCTAGAGACCGAGTGTACAAGACATGCGCGTGTAAGCAACACACTTACATTATTGGGTACAAACAACATATGATTTGAAAGGTCGTAACAAGAGTAGGAAAATCACCACCTACGATTGCAAGATATTGAAAGGTAGCAGCGGCATACGGATGGTGACCTCGCAGCAATCAGAAGGCCACTTCCGCCTTGGCAAACTCCTCTCTCTTCTGGGTCACGTCCGGCACCATCTCGCCGAACCTGCAGGGCGGGCTGACCACCGGCACCACCGTGCCCCGCGCGTACCGTCCACCACGCCCGTTGCCAAGTCCATACTCGTGCACGTCGTTGCTCTTTTGTGCGATGATGACGGAGTTCACCACGTCGTCGTCGGGGTGACAAACGGCGAGCACCTCCAACCCGCCTCGACCAATGTCCTGGGGATCGACGATCGGGTAGATATGCGCGTGTAAACATCTCAATCCCCTGTAagtcaaatttcatctcaatcccCTTCAATCCTCTTCAATCCTCTTATGatggggattaaccgaacaagcccttagTGGAGCTTGTCGAGCCATGGGCGGATTCCGTGGTCAAAAGCAACATGCATCGCCCGTCAGACATAGCGACCAACTTGAGAACGGGACAAACGTACTCGGGTACGAATACGACACCGATTAGACATCGTATTTGTGAACAAAAATAATCTTATTCCCAACACATACACCTTCAACCCCcgcacaaaaaaaacaaaaaacaaaacacaTACACCTGCAACAACACTTGCTGTTCCTTTGCACACTATCCTGATCTGCCATGCCTTTCAGAGACCGAGTATACAAGATAGATATGCGCGTGTAAACATCTCACTTACATTATTGGATACAAATAACACACGACTTAAAATGCATACATAGGTGATAGGTGGTGGTAGGAAGAGAAGGAGTAGAAAAATTACCACGTACGATTCAGCAGCGGTGTACCTCGCAGCAATCAGAAGGCCACTTCCGCCTTGGCAAACTCCTCTCTCTTCTGGGTCACGTCTGCCACCATCTCGCCGAACCTGCAGGGTGGGCTGACCACCGGCACCACCGTGCCTCGCGCGTACCGTCCACCACGCCCGCTGCCAAGTCCATACTCGTGCACGTCGTTGCTCTTTTGTGCGATGATGACGGAGTTCACCACGTCGTCGTCGGGGTGACACACGGCGAGCACCTCGAACCCGCCTCGACCAATGTCCTGGGGATCGACGATCGGGTAGAGGAACCCACGCGCCCCGTGCGCGCTGCGCACGACGAGGGCCGCCCCGTCCGCCATGTGCGCGCCAAGGTGCGCGATCACCTTGGCCTTGTCCTCGGCGGCCATGCCAACGAGCGCGGCCAGGAAGACGACGTCGTACGTAGCGAGCTCGTCGGTGAGGTCCGCGACGTCGGCGGTGTGGAACGACATGCGGGCGCCGACGTCCTTGTCCGCGCGGAACAGCCTGCTCGCGCGGTCGTTGGCCGCGCCGCACAGGTCGTAGTTGTCGAACACGGTGTCGGGCAGGTGGCGCGCGGCGAGGACGTAGGAGCTGAACGGCAGCGGGCCGGAGCCGATGAAGGCGACGCGGGCCGGGGCGATGCCGCCGGGCACGTAGCGCGCGAGGAGCTCGTACTCGAGCTTGCTGAGGTTGATGTAGTTGCTGTAGTAGGGGAAGACGCCGAGGTGGTCGAGCGGGTTGTCGAAGGCGGCGAGCATGTCGGAGTAGTGCGCCTCCAGCTTGCCCTCGGCCTCGGAGCAGAGGCGGATGAGGCCCTCCCGCATCGCCTGCGCCTCCGGGGCGAGCTTGGTCACGTCCACGGGGCTCGGGGGCACGCACGCGGTGACCAGGTCGGTGAAGAGCGCGTCGACGTCCGGGGACGGGCTGAGCGAGGGCAGCTTGGCGATGGCGGCGTGGAGGCCGGTGATCTTCTGGACAAGGGCGTCGACCTCCTTGCTCTGGGCGTCCATTTTTATGTCTTCTTGGTACCTGACCAGTGATGAGCTCTGAGGCACGGTACTACGGTAGTGGTGCGGTCGATCGAGCTGCTTGATGAGCTATGGGACGAGCAGTACGGGGTATATGTAGCAGCCGTCTAGAGCGAACATTGATCGACGGAGCTGGAAATTGGAAagcattgcatgcatgcaagctTCACGCGTCCGTGCTGAATATGGCTGGTTTCATGCCTCTGCTCTGACGTGTTCACGTCCCGACGTCCGGCTTTGAAGTGGACAGCGTTTTCCATGcccttttcctctagatcaccttTTTGACATAATATAAAGGCTGTGCAAATTGCATCCAATAATGTACTCTCTTCGATtttaaataaatatttttagagatTTAATTATAAGACTACATATAGAACAAAATAAGTAAACATATATACTTAAAAATATATCTACATACATACCTATGTAATTCTCTAGTCAATCCTTAAAAAGACATATTTAGGAAGGGGGAAAGTATGTGTGATGTTTACACACACATGtcttgtactcccttcgttcctaaatataagaccttttagagattttattatagactaaatacgaaacaaaatgaatgaatttacaTCGTCAAATATGACTACATATATTTGTATATAGTTtataatgaaatctttaaaagatcttatatttagagACGTAGGGAGTATAATCGATCTCAGAAAGGCAGAGCATATCAAGATAGTGTACAAGTGTATGTGTGATGTTTACACGCGCATATCTTGTACATTTATCCCGTTTTCAAGTTGCCCGCTAAGTGTAATGGGTGATGCTCTTGCATTTCAGCACGGAATCCAATCCGCCAATGGCTCGACATGCTCCGTGAGGGGACCAACTTTATTAAGGGCATCTCGAACAACCTTTGTATATTTGGCTAGTATTGATAAAAACTACAAATATAGCAACTTGGTCCAAAAATGTCGCTCCAACAGCCTTTgtagagttcgtggaacgtttgtaacgcccggggacccagaatcagtgagtaatagcataaaaaattggCCAGAAAGGACAAAATCTACGAATTTTGACGAAGTCCCTGTAACCGGTCCCAGGAGTtcgcgaaacgttcagatcggcccgggaaccaaaattaataagtagcatagaaaactggccagaatggactaaatctgcGAGATTTGACggagtccccgtaaccggtctccgaatttccccgaacgtttgtagcaccacgggaacttaaatcagtgagtaatatcatataaaactggccagaatggaccaaatcttcgAGTTTTAacaaggtccccgtaaacggtcctTGGAGTTCATGGAATGTTCGGATCTCACTGGGAactaaaatcaatgagtaatagcatagaaaacaaaCGAGAATGGACCAAGTGTGTGAGTTCTGACGACGTCcgtgtaaccggtccccggagttcgcggaatgttcgtatcgccccgggaaccaaaattagtgagtaatagcatagaaaactcgctAGAATGaaccaaatttgtgagttttgacgaggtccccgaagttccccgaatgtttgtGGCGCCACggaacccaaaattagtgagtaatagcatagaaaactggccagaatggatcaaatctatgagtttttacGATGTCCCCatataaccggaccccaaaggtCCCTGAACGTTCgtgtcgccccgggacccaatatcagtgactaataaaatagaaaactggccagaatggaccaaatgtgtgagttttgatgaggtccccataaccggtcctcggagttcgtggaacgtttttACCGCCCCGGGACTCAGAAcgagtgtgtaatagcatagaaaattggccagaatggaccaaatctgcgagttttgacaaggtccccgtaaccggtccccgaagttcgcggaacgttcggatcgctcccggagaccaaaatcagtgagtaatcgcatagaaaactggatataatggaccaaatctgcgagttttgacaatgtgcccataaccggaccccgaagttccccgactgTTCGGATCTCTCCAGGatctaaaatcagtgagtaatagcatagaaaactggctagaatggaccaaatttgcaagttttgacgaggtccccgaaaCCGGTccctgaagttccccgaatgtttgtGGCATCACAGGAGCcataattagtgagtaatagcatagaaaactggccagaatggatcaaatctgcgagttttgacgaggtccccgtaactggtccccgGCGTTCGTTGAATGTTTGTAGCGACCGGGGACAAAGAATCACTTAGTAATAGCattgaaaactggccagaatggacaaaatttacgagttttgacgaagtccccgtaacaggtccccggagttcgcggaacgttcgcatTGGCCtgagaaccaaaatcagtgagtaatagcatagaaaacatgccATAATTGACCAAATATGCGAGATTTGAcgcggtccccgtaaccggtcccctaatttccccgaacgtttgttgcACCACGGGCCCctgaattagtgagtaatagcatagaaaactggcgagaatggagcaaatctgcgagttttaacgaggtccccgtaactagaccttgaagttccccgaacattcgtatcgccccgggtccaaaatcagtgagcaatagcatagaaaactggatagaatggacaaaatctgtgaGTTGTGACGAGGTCCTTGTAACCGGTCCctgaagttcgcggaacgttcggatcgctccAGGAACCCAAAAATAGTGAGTAATCACATAGAAAACTTGCTAGAATGGACgagatctacgagttttgacactgtccccataaccgaaccccgaagttccccgaatgttcggatCTCCCCaaaacccaaaattagtgagtaatagcataaaaactgaccagaatggatcaaatctatgagttttcacgatatccacataaccggaccccgaagttccccgaatgttcgtgtcgccccgggacccaaaatcagtgagtaatagcatagaaaactgccagaatggaccaaatctacgagttttggcgaggtccccgtaaacggtccccgaagttcgcggAATGTTTGGATCTCACCGGgaacgaaaatcagtgagtagtagcacagaaaactggccagaatggaccaaatctacgagttttgacgaggtccacataactggtccccggagttcgtgaaaCGTTTGTAGCACgcggggacccagaatcagtgagtaataacatagaaaacgGTCCAGAAAGGGCAAAATATACTAGTTTTGACGAAGTCCCCGTAACTAGTCCTCGGAGTTCGCGGGACGTTCGGATTGCCCCGgaaaccaaaattagtgagtaatagcatagaaaactagccaaaatggaccaaatctgcaggatttgacgaggtccccctaaccggtccccggagttcgtggaacattTGTAACGCCCGGGGACCcagaatcactgagtaatagcatagaaaattggcgagaaaggaaaaaatctacgaattttgacgaagtccccgtaaccggtccgagGAGTTTGCGGAACAATCGGATCGGCCCgcaaaccaaaatcagtgagtaatagcatataaaactggccagaatggaccaaatctgtgagatttgacgaggtcccgtaaccggtccccgaattttccgaacgtttgtagcaccaCGGGACCCTGAATAAGTGAgttatagcatagaaaactgaccagaatgtacCCAATCtttgagttttaacgaggtccccgtaaacggtccccggagttcatgGAATGTTCGGATCtccccaggaaccaaaatcagtgagtgaaTAGCATAGAAAagaggctagaatggaccaaatatgcgagttttgacgaggtccctgtaattGGTCCCCGGAGTTCACGGAACGTCCGGATCGCCCCGgaaaccaaaattagtgagtaatagcatagaaaactcgccagaatggaccaaatgtgcgagttttgatgaggtccccgaaaCCGGTCCCCGAATGTTTGtggcgcctgatacgtctccttcatatctacttttccaaactcttttgctcttgttttggactaatttgcatgatttgaatggaactaacctggactgacgctgttttcagcagaattgccttggtgttatttttgtgcagaaatcaaagttttcagaacgtcctgaaaatttacggagaacatttttggaaagtatgaaaaatacgtgtaccaagatccacctgagggggtgggctagtgggccacaagccccgcgtctgccaccccctggtggcggtgggcaagcttgtggggcccacacggctctgccgcccccaatctcaactctataagttcacttttgtcccagaaaaaataaaaaaagaagatttcgtcgcgtttgcgatacggaggcgccgccacaacctgttcttcatctggagggaagatctggagtccgttttgggctccggagaggggaaatcgtcgccatcgtcatcatcaaccttcttccctctccaattccatgaagctcttcgtcattcgtgagtaatctattcataggctcgctgggcggtgatgagtgggatgacatctatcatgtaatcgagttagttttgatggggattgatccctagtatccactatgttgtgagattgatgttgctactactttgccatgcctaatgcttgtcactagggcccgagtgccttgatttaagatctgaaattattatgttgtcaccaatatatatgtgttttagatccgatcttgcaagttgtagttacctactatgtgttatgatccgacaaccccggagtgacaataaccggaaccactcccggtgatgaccatagtttgaggacttcatgtgttcaccaagtgctaatgcgttggtccggttgtttattaaaaggagaaccttaatatcccggagtttccttttggaccccgctgccatgggagggatggacaatagatgtcatgcaagttcttttccctaagcacgtatgacgacacacggaatgcatgtctacacaacattgacgaacgggagctagccacttatctctccgtgttataactgttgcatgatgaatatcatccaaacaaatcaccgacccattgcctatgagtttgtcctactgctgctgttacttgtcttgctctgctgctactgttgctacttgctactgctgtcactactgctgctccttgccactaccgttactcgctactttgctgttactattttgcttgcagatactaatctttcaggtgtggttgaatctgacacatttagctgctaatactcgagagtattctctcacctcctgtttggcgatcaacaaatttgggtcgaatactctaccctcgaaaactgctgcgaacccacgcgctggtgggccatcaacaacattcttctagtttcgttgccggggagtgctagcagcattcttctggtgccgttgcaagggaaggtttgttgtcacataatcagcattcgtctagatattgccagagagtgccagtcaacatttttctggcgccgttgccggggaggtattgctatattctctgagtcacttgggatttatatctgctgatcactatgaagaatctgaaggatccaaaaaccaaagtcttgccctcaactacgaggggaggtaaggaattgccatctagctctgcacttgattcacattcagttatgagtaagtttgcgacatcacctcctgctagaaatcttgatatgtcgcgtgtgcttgatgatgcttatgatgcttctgctagagatgctatgcttgatactatgcctgatactgctttgcctgttgatgctagagatgctattttgcctaatactgctttgcctgatgatgctagagatgctactttgcctgatgttccactaggggtgttccttgatgctcatattgctagagttactgccaatgctcgtgatgcttctgaaacagccgatactattgagatagaacctgcttttgctcctgttagatctagttcccctagatatgaattgcctgatatacctgagggttacgttatggagggagagatatgcctatgatgctgagaaattacttctcaagtggaaggaaaaatctctgaaagctaggatgaaatacgacccgaagtttgccacttcacctatctttatcaccgataaggattatgaattctttgtcgatcctgagataatctctctagtcgaatctgatccttttcacggttatgagtctgagacggtcgtagcccatcttgccaaactacacgatatagccacccttttcactaatgaggagaagatccgccactactatatccttaagctgtttcctttctctctaaaggatgacgctaaagcctggttcatctctcttgctcctggatgtgtgagtagtccccaggatatggtctattacttctgtgagaaatatttccctgcccataagaagcaagctgccttgcaggaaatatacaactttgctcaactccaagaagagagtcttccacaagcttgggggaggctcgtccagctacataat
This genomic stretch from Hordeum vulgare subsp. vulgare chromosome 6H, MorexV3_pseudomolecules_assembly, whole genome shotgun sequence harbors:
- the LOC123402596 gene encoding probable nicotianamine synthase 4, yielding MDAQSKEVDALVQKITGLHAAIAKLPSLSPSPDVDALFTDLVTACVPPSPVDVTKLAPEAQAMREGLIRLCSEAEGKLEAHYSDMLAAFDNPLDHLGVFPYYSNYINLSKLEYELLARYVPGGIAPARVAFIGSGPLPFSSYVLAARHLPDTVFDNYDLCGAANDRASRLFRADKDVGARMSFHTADVADLTDELATYDVVFLAALVGMAAEDKAKVIAHLGAHMADGAALVVRSAHGARGFLYPIVDPQDIGRGGFEVLAVCHPDDDVVNSVIIAQKSNDVHEYGLGSGRGGRYARGTVVPVVSPPCRFGEMVADVTQKREEFAKAEVAF